The genomic interval TCTCGACCGGCGATAACACCAAGCACCAATGCGGCATCCAGAACGCTTCGCGTCATCGGACCGATGTGATCGAGTGACTCGCCTAGCGGGAACACTCCGTAACGACTTACGCGCCCCCAGGTAGGCTTGAGCCCAACAATGCCGTTGGCGGCGGACGGGAAGCGAATCGAGCCGCCGGTATCGGTGCCGATCGCGGCATAGCAAAGGCCGGCCGCAGTAGCTACTCCAGAACCGCTGGAAGAAGCGCCCGCCCATAAGGACGCATTCCAGGGGTTAATCGGTCCCGGAAACTCGGGATGGTACCAGATGACTGCGAACTCGGTCAGGTTAAGCTTGCCAAGCAGGACCGCGCCAGCCGCTTCGAACCTATCCACTACGGTAGCATTCGCGTCAGGCCGCCAGTCGCGCAATACCTTGCTGGCGCAGGTTGTAGGAACCCCCTTAGTCCAGCAAAGATCCTTGACGGCCACTGGCACGCCGTGCAGCGGCCCGCGCCAATGACCAGCCTTGATCTCCTTATCGGCCTGCGCTGCCTGACTAAGCGCCGAATCATTCAGCACAGTAAGATAAGCGCGCAAGGTCGGATTGGTTTGCTTGATCCGATCAAGCACGCATCGCGTGACTTCTACTGAACTAAGCTTGCCGTCGCGCAACTGCACCGATAATTCGTGGAGCGACAAGTAGCAGGTTGCTTGCGAGTCCATAGCGTTCTCCTATCAGGCCAGTTGCTCAGCCGAAAGGTTCGCTTACGTTTAAGCTTGCCACGGCAGCGGCATCGGCTGGTTGTCCCCGTGCCGCACCTTGACCGGCGCCGCGCTCAGCGCCGCGATTATCACCATGTCGGTGTCGCCGCTATTGACGATTTGATGTACCGCGTCGCTCGGTATGATCAGGGTCGAGTCAGGACCGAACTTCGAGACTTCGCCATTGATCGTCAGCGTACCCGATCCTTTGAGCACCACGATCGCTTCTTCGCAGGCATGGCGATGCACCGGCGTGCCCGCGCCCGCCTTGATCACCTGTCCCCACACTTCGAGGTTCCTCATGCCATGCTCGGGACCGGCAAAGGTGCGATGATTCAAGCCAGGCAGATTGAATTCCTGCTGTGACGAGTTGTTCACGACCGGCATCTACTTTCTCCCTGTTACCAATTGATTTCGTGCGAGAGCTTATCAAGCCTTGCGATGCTCTTCGAGAAAGCCAAGCACCGAGCGATTGAAGGCCTCGGGCCGTTCGATATTACTCAAATGGCCACTGCCTTCAATGATCGTAAGGCGCGCGCCCGCGATTCGCCGCGCCATCTGGCGCGACGTCGCCGGCGGCGTGAGCGTGTCCTCGTCGCCAACAACGACATGCGTCGGCGCAGTTATCGCCTCGAGGTCGAATACGCGCGAGTAGTTCGCCATGCCGGCAATCGTCTTGAGATAGGACTCCTTGTGCAAGGCCGCCATGCTCGCGACCAGCCGCTCAAAAGATCCCGGCCGCGGAGATTTGCCGAGCAGCGATTTTGCCACTGTCGGCGCGATGTCCTTCGGCTCCTTGCCCGCCAGCAGCGGTTCCTGCCGAAGCCGGATAAACTCGCGGCGCTGCTCCTCCGACAGATGAGAAAATCCGGGCAACGAATCGCACAGCGTCAGCGTCGTCACCCGCTCGGGCCAGCGCGCGACAAAATCCAGCGCGATCACACCGCCCATCGAAAGGCCAACGAGATGCGCACGCGACGCGCCGAAGTGCTCGAGCACGCGCGCCAGATCGGTCGCGAAGTCGTCAAAGTTCAGATCGCCGTTGTAGTCATTGCTATTGCCGTAGCCACGCGCGTCCCACGCCACCGCGTGGAATGAGCGCCCGAACTCTGGAAGCTGATCGTGCCAGTTCGTCCGATTGCCGCCGATGCCATGCATCAGGACCACCAGCGGCCCACTTCCGGCGTGATCGACGGCGATGCGCGGCGGTCCGGCGATGTACTCGGTTTTCCAGGCCGGCATGTTCGATGTTTTCCTTTCGCGCCGATCGTCAATTCGCGCGCAATGCTGGCAGGACTTCGCGATTGAACAACTGATCGTGCAGCGTCAGATGAAAGCAATCGACGCCGAGTGCGTGAAACTCGCGCATCCGATGGAGGATCGTCGCGGGACTGCCAATCAGGCGACTCGCGAAGCCTTCATTGGTATCGAGCAGCGTCAACGGATCGTCCGACACCGCCCACATCCCGCGCGCGCCGCTGGTCCTTGCCCGTTTGCGCGCGACAGTTTCAGGGTCGATCGATTCGATCATTTTATTGATGTGGTGCTCGGCTTCGGCATCGGTCGCGCGGCAAAGTGGAA from Candidatus Binatus sp. carries:
- a CDS encoding amidase, which gives rise to MDSQATCYLSLHELSVQLRDGKLSSVEVTRCVLDRIKQTNPTLRAYLTVLNDSALSQAAQADKEIKAGHWRGPLHGVPVAVKDLCWTKGVPTTCASKVLRDWRPDANATVVDRFEAAGAVLLGKLNLTEFAVIWYHPEFPGPINPWNASLWAGASSSGSGVATAAGLCYAAIGTDTGGSIRFPSAANGIVGLKPTWGRVSRYGVFPLGESLDHIGPMTRSVLDAALVLGVIAGRDPNDDTSLGAHVDDYAAAANNGVKGTRIGLDESYIGGASPEVAAAVIEAARTLEREGARIVKVTMPDIDPTLPAWTTICAAETLAAHAATYPKQAADYGPGFRSFLELGATITGEAYANAHMVRERFANRFQALFDQVDVVACPSMASASLPATGFPTEARAFVGPNPLLGFTGPFNLSRNPTLSQPCGASVDGAIPSLQLIARRLGEATLIQTGAAYERATEWHKQRPPV
- a CDS encoding cupin domain-containing protein, yielding MPVVNNSSQQEFNLPGLNHRTFAGPEHGMRNLEVWGQVIKAGAGTPVHRHACEEAIVVLKGSGTLTINGEVSKFGPDSTLIIPSDAVHQIVNSGDTDMVIIAALSAAPVKVRHGDNQPMPLPWQA
- a CDS encoding alpha/beta fold hydrolase, with protein sequence MPAWKTEYIAGPPRIAVDHAGSGPLVVLMHGIGGNRTNWHDQLPEFGRSFHAVAWDARGYGNSNDYNGDLNFDDFATDLARVLEHFGASRAHLVGLSMGGVIALDFVARWPERVTTLTLCDSLPGFSHLSEEQRREFIRLRQEPLLAGKEPKDIAPTVAKSLLGKSPRPGSFERLVASMAALHKESYLKTIAGMANYSRVFDLEAITAPTHVVVGDEDTLTPPATSRQMARRIAGARLTIIEGSGHLSNIERPEAFNRSVLGFLEEHRKA